ccccccccccccacacaccacacacacacacacacacacacacacacacacacacacacgccaggcCCTGTGGCAGCGGCATATTTCAGCCCCAGGGCCAATCAACCTGACCCACTTCCCACAGAAACGacccccgccgcccgcccgcccctaCAGTAAACCCCCTCATACAGAAGCCCCTCCTCACACAATAAGCCCCCTCACTGTAAAACCCTCCCAAACACAGAGACCTCAAACTGCTCACACAAACTTCTGGGAGTCTCGTGACAAGTGAAAACacaagtgcacgcacacacacatgcacacacgcacgtgcgcgcgcacacacacacacacacagacgctcatgcacgcagacgcacagacacaaacgcgCGCACCGCccgagagcgtgtgtgtgggtgtcgtACAGCACTCCTTTAGGAACGCCTGCGGTTTTCCCGATTGCACACGCGGACACGTCCTCGCGCCGCTAGCACACGCGGACACGTCCTCGCGCCGCTAGCACACGTCCTCGCGCCGCTAACGCACGTCCTCGCGGTGCTAACGCACGTCCTCGCGGCGCTAACGCACGTCCTCGCGGTGTTAACGTACGTCCTCGCGGTGCTAACGCACGTCCTCTCAGCGCTAACGCACGTCCTCGCGGTGCTAACGCACGTCCTCGCGGTGCTAACGCACGTCCTCGCGGTGCTAACGCACGTCCTCGCGCCGCTAACGCACGTCCTCGCGGTGCTAACGCACGTCCTCTCAGCGCTAACGCACGTCCTCGCGGTGCTAACGCACGTCCTCTCAGCGCTAACGCACGTCCTCTCAGCGCTAACGCACGTCCTCGCGGTGCTAACGCACGCCCTCGCGCCGCTAACGCACGTCCTCGCGGTGCTAGCGCACGCCCTCGCGCCGCTAACGCACGTCCTTGGGAATATGTTTAATTATGTAGGGGGTGTATGGAATTGcaatgaaatatgtttatattatgTTTAATTATGTAGGGGGTGTATGGAATTGcaatgaaatatgtttatattatgTTTAATTATGTAGGGGGTGTATGGAATTGcaatgaaatatgtttatattatgTTTAATTATGTAGGGGGTGTATGGaattgcaattaaaaatgtttattttatgtttaattatgTTTACCCTGCAGCTGATGAAAAGTTAACTTCAGACATCTTTACCACACCCACAATAGGCTGCAGTGTAGAACCAGCACTAGaagcatgtttaaaatgaatgtgacatCATATGCTATGGATCAGACATCACAGAGTTATCAGCATGTGCTGCCTCAACTGCTGTGTCTTATAAACACGTTATGGGGTCAAAGAACTTTGACCATAAGAATATGCAGTAGACACACATCACATGgtaaaaagtatgtggacacctgacatccaatatctcatccaaaattatggacattaatatggagttgatccaccctttgctgctataccaacctccactcttctgggaaggctttgtgctagatgttggagcatttctgcagggattcagccagaagagcattagtgaggtcgggcactgattgggcgattaggcctggctcgcagttggctttacCAATTGatctcaaaggtgttggatggggttgaggtctgggctcAGTGAAGGCCAGTCAatttcttccacaccgttcttgagaaaatttctacatggacctcGCTGTATGCCCAggggctctggataagagtgtctgctaaatgcctgtaatgtcatgctgaaactgttagagaagcacagaattgtctaggaTGTatttgcatgctgtagcattaagatttgtctTCACTAGAAcgaaggggcctagcccaaaccataataAGACCAGGTCataacctagtatatggctggaccggccgaccaatggtgtaacttcatcactcagtcacagacattcgcgtttatagggctggccccgctgttgtggtccagccaaaaaacagcccccagaccaagggatgtCCAGAAACTTTTAGTCGTATAGTGTGAccttatatacatttatatatttatatatataaacaattgAAATGACAATAGCGTTATCAAGACCAAATACACATCTTGTCACTAATCAATTTGATTTGAaggtccaaaatataaaatgtttgagCTACTGAAACAGAAACGATCAATTCCTTAAAGATGtaaagtgtgtttattttttcctcaatttTGCTCGGGACAACCTGGGCTCATTGACCGCTATTTGCAACCACTGATTCAGCCACTTCGCTCTGAGTAAAAAACGAATTGGTCTTCCGAGGGTGCCAGGCAGAGGGTAAACAAACATGAAACACTggcacaaaaaagaagaaatcaaGAGTAACTTCAGTTGCCTCAGTTCTGGTGATTACTTCACCACTTCGGCCCAACGAACAGTCACTGTTTCTTATAATCAGGCGTTTTCAGAAACCAGTCATTTCAACAGGAGCAACCTGACAACCACATCGCCTACTAGCTACCGGTTCCATAAAAGTAATGACTGTTTCCTAGCTTCTCGCATAGACAGGGAAACAATGGGAGCTAGAGTTTCATTTCTGGGAAACAAACTGCACAGACCCTGTAAAACCGCGTCCTCCACGCGCACAACGTGTGTTAGCAAGCTGCAAAACATTCCCAAACATGTCGGCACTCGTAGACCGCGAGGGTGAGGTTTTCTGGTAGACCGTGCATCAAGATGACACATTTAGGCACTATAGAGATACAATGATTGTTGCGTTACATAACGacagaaaattttaaatgtcagaaaAAGGTACTCACTGCTGTGGCGGCTGTTGACCCTGTACACACCGATCCATGCCTCCGAGACTGGCCGCGGGTTGCTTCCCCGAGCGCGTGCGGCGGTTCGCGAAGATCCACTGCGACCGGAAGTATGTCGGCTGGAGGGGAGACGCTCCGAGAAAGTGCGATGGGGGATGCGGCCCGTCTCCTCCACCGACAGACCGTCGTTGTTGACGTCTCCTGTTGAACCAGAGTTAGCACCATCCGCGGGCCCACCAGCATCACCAGTCTCGTCCGGTGTAGTTTGATCGGGATTGCTTGGGCTGTTTATGTCACCATGGCTTCCATCGGCGCCCGTCGGACGCCCCTGGTCCGAGTCGCTGCCCTCCTCTGAACGACTGCGACTGACTTCCGAGTCCTGGTCGAAGCTGCCCGAGAAATCCACCACTAAACTAGTAGGCCTCTTGTTGCGAAGTCTTCGGCAGGAGTCCCTCTTGATGCCATCCTTCGCAAACGCCGTGGCGACTGTTTCTTCTTGGAAACGACTGGATCTAGTACCCATTTCTGCCGTGGGtgttagctatctagctagacTAGTTAGCgacagtaaaaaaatgtattctatcGGAATATTGCAAGATATTCTCCAATAAACAATATCTTCCAAAAAAACGTTAGGTGATGACTTATGCTAGTAAGCGATATTGTTtcttgatgtgttttttttttctttcggttCCTTGACTAGCCACTCGACATTTCCGTGCTTTTGTGTCCGTTTTCCCGACACGCAGCGCAGCACACAAAAGAggaagtgatttttttcatttggataGGAAGGCTTGTTGACGTCAAACCCTGTCGGAACTTTTCCAGCCAATCGGGAAACAGAAAATGGTCTCGTTTTGCGATGAggtatgcatttaaatatagtgAAATCCCCTCGTTGCGTGAACAGCCGTGGGAATTACATCTGGGAAGCTTAGTGTAAATATAGGACAAACAGTCATGTTTACTGGAAAGTCCCACTCTCGTCCACCCGACCTCATTTACAAGAACTTATCCTACCGGtctttaaatatttgtgaattaTCCTGTCGCTTCTATGTAGGTGTTCCATGGTAAAATTCACATTGCCCCCATAGcgctttttttgtgtttatcagTCTGATTTTGACCCTATCCAAATTGCCATTCCAGTAAAACACTGCTGCGTTACATGTCCACATCCTTGTTAATCCGTTAAACCCCTCAGGTGGTTAATTGGGCAGACAACGACCACTGGAATAGGATTTGATTCTTATTAATTAGGAGAAGCAATGTCCAACACTAATTTTCCAGATTGGATAATAATCTCTAACTTCACTTTTTCAATTtgtaaagcaggggtgtccagcgTTCAGACAGTCAAGTGAAGCCTCCGTGCGTCTGGTTTTTGTAGTGCTTCAGCACAtatgtgattatttttatttttgagcgATTAATTCGCTACAGGATGCGCACAACCAATTTCTAATGCATAAATAGAGCGTTACAGTGATTGCGTCTTTTTGCAGGCCAACCTGGGAatttcttccgccatgggttccccCGGCATAGGGATTTCGGCTTCTGttgaaaataaggtctgtggttaacgtATACCTAAGGGAGTTTCGCGTTTTGTTCTGCGAAATACATTACACCCATTAATGTGTCAACCGTGAATTTCGAAGCCGCTATGTGCCTTAAAAAAGTAAGTTAccatattgaaactacaacggttGTCGCGTGCACGCGGGCTAGTATGGAAACTTGAGCGGCGGTTGCCAGAATTCGAAcgttgttgtagtttcaatatagcaccTTGATAGCAACCTGCATGGGACATGTTGCAGGAGTCTCTGTCTCCCCCAGGTGGCCAATGTAGCGAACAGCAGCCTGTTCTCAGCCATGGGGGAGGAGTTAAATTCTCTGGGGCCACGTCTGAGAGTGCCATCGATCAAGAGATCAACTTGCAGCGATGTGACATACAggtatagctgtgtgtgtgtgtgtgtgtgtgtgtgtgtgtgcgcgtgtgcatgcgtgtgtgtttaaccctttgatgGTGAGTTtggatttaaattaaaattaaatttcagtTCCAAAATCATGGATATTGCTGAGACTGGCCTACAAACATGATTTGGTTTTCCAAACTGGGGGCAAAATGCAAATAGACGGTAGCAGTTGGTTTCAAAAATTGGCATCTCATTTCCCTGTATCATAACTTCAGATATACACTAAGATGTCACCAAGGCCAAGCCCCTTTTCATATAGTATGGCTGTACATGCACTATATTACCAAAATtatctggacaccctttggtctggggttgtttttcatggtttgggctaggccccttagtttcagtgaaggcaaatcttaatacagcatacaatcacactctagatgattctgtgcttccccaacagtttggggaaggccctttcctgtttcagcgtGACAACGCCTCCGAGGCTCAGGGTACACAACAaagtccatatagaaattgttttgtcgagaatggtgtgatagaacttgactggctggcacagagccctgaccttaaccccgtcaaacacttttgggatcaactggaaaggcAATTGTGAGTCCGGTCTAATCACTCattcagtgcctgacctcactaatgctcttctggctgaatggaagcaaatccctgcagcaatgttccGACATATAGCATAAATCCTTCCTTTTTTATATgaataaactttatttcaattatacaaGTCATTACAAACAAGTACATAAAGAAGGAAATCTTAAAACATTcggtaaaacattttcaatattaaaaGTCCAGAGTTTCCCAAAGATTTGCATTGCCATGCTTAATGTCAATTGTCCTTTGACGTTTTAGTTCTGTTAAAATGTCCTTGCATAAGGAATCACTTGACACGTAGATATGATCAATTGTCATTTTACatcaaatattatttacagacaaagccttcccaggagAGTGAAGGCAAATCAACTCCACATTTAATACccacaattttggatgagatgttggatgtaaggtgtccacatgcttttggcCTCGTAGTGTATACAGTTTAATTCATGACTGTTTCCATAAAATGTCTCACAGCTGTTGTTGACCAGGAAGCTACGGCAAGTTTAATCAGTAACACCTGGGGATCGAGGAAAGGGTGGTGTAGTCTGTTGACCACAGCGATGAGGAACCGGACTCCACGGCCCGCAAGAAGCTTAATGCTTAATATCGGCTGTTGTAAATGTAGctaagcacacacaggcatgttcaaatatttaacaaaaaaagctGTCATCCccaaaaaataagcaaatatagATAATCTGAATATGAATAGCTGAAGCACCCTGAAGGCAGTTTTATAATGTTTGCGTACAATGTTTAAATTAGTTTACAGTTTCTAACATTGCCGTTTTCAAGGgaagtgaaaacacacacaaattctacACGCTGTTTTTCTGAAGTACCTATCTCTACAGTTTCGAAAACACATCAAACTCAAAAGCTCAGGACATTTACAGTGAAACGGCTACTGTATGTCCTTAAAAGAACAGCACAGTGTCTTCTTCCCATTATTTCATCCTCTGATTAACTTGTGTATTCAGAAATCAGTTTTTCCTCAATACTGGAAACGTTACCTAATGCCTCCAATTTTTAATCCGGTGATGCACAATTAGTGTCTAATTACAGACTCACTAACATTTTCACAAGTTGCTTGAAAAGATTCGTACAATGAAACTCACAAGCTACCTTGAAAGTCAACATCTAAACGACCATCAATTTGGATTGTGACAGCAATGCTCAACTGCATCTGTTGCTTTCTCTTCCCTGAACACATGTGCTGTGCTCTTAACAATGCGCAAATGACTGAAGCCATATTCATAGACATCAGGAAAGCATTTGATACTGTGAACCACACACTCCTTCtgtcaaaacaacattttaacacATCACCTGCTTCTACCACTTTGAGTACATCATACCTCCAAAACCAATCCCTGTCTGTAAGATCAGCCACAACTCATTCAAACTCATCCTTCTGCTCTCTTGGAGTCCCACAAGGCTCTATACTAGGACCcttgctttttcttttatatattAATGCTCTCCTGTATGCTTGCCAAAATCACACTGCCATTTGATAAGGCCGCAATACACTTCAAAACTCAATAGTGACATCACATGAACACCCTCCTCTCCTGGCTGAGACATAATCATCTGATTTAAACGTCAAAAAAACGGAATTTTTTACATTACCTCTATCTAATCATGTGGCAAATTTATAAATTTCTGTGAAACTTCTTTGTGAAACTTTGTGTTTACACTATTGCTATCTAATCATGTGGCAAATTCCTCTGAAACTCCTTatgccccttttccaccaaggcatttcGAGGGCCGGTTCGGAGCCGGTGCCTAGTTCTTCACTTTTCGACAGTAAAAGAACCGACTCTCGGCCAGAAAAAACTGGCTCCAAAGTGGCACCAACACTTGgctggtctagaaccaagaacTGCTTACGTCAGGGGCTGCGGGCGGGATTATCGTGACCAACcaagaccaactaaaactttgtgactgccaggtagagtgagaccaccttcgttcgacagacaagaaaacgtaaactgatttgcaactatatatgaaatagacAAAATATCGGTAACAGTCTGTACCTAGTTACGTAGTAAAAAATGTCctggttatcctccagtggttattttttcagtacttttgcGATTTTTTTCTCTGCCGGCAAAtaactcagaggtggtccagcgctagcttttggttgctaaggggacgtatatcgaccaccccatataaatgaaggGAACTTGACAtgaatttgctagcatactgtttaAGTATCCTGTCCTGcttatttgaggttaatatgaaaaagggtggtcgctatcagcacgtctaggaatccgtacatattcactgttgtaacccaagtcgcaggacgcaaaatagccgttagggaAAAACGGAGCTGTAGAATGtcaccagcagtgtatgcgcatgagcttgacaatgcatttctcgcagaaaatgtagtttgtcaccttttttttaaaagttcattacactacagtggtgatagaagtgacaagaattaagtggtactgtgctgttatcCTTTACTGATCGCcatacaaggttaatgtgaagtaacTAGCGCAATCTGACAGcgctaacccataaaaatgtactttgaatagTACTCTACTTGGTCAATCGaatggtaaatgtgaaaaacattcgattatcaGTGGCACTGAAATTTTATGTCACACTCTCAATAACCGGCAAAAGGCCCAGTAGGAGactgaattaaaccttttaaagttatgtattttctgaatcgttatcgattccgcttggtctcagtgagtgaaactaggcgatatgagcgtatagttgctatgtacattatgtcagaaggattcagcctagttgtttgctacctaaacttcacagaaCACTCATCGCCGTTAACTAAATGTATACGTAtgaagtagttttttttaatttttttttattacatttagacagtttattatctgtatttttacaggacatacatttAGGTAATGATGTTGTTGGGAAAGCGGAGACATATACACACGTAACGACATGGCTCTCAAGcccgtggaaaagcaaaccggttcttagaaggttcgcaagttgaaccaactgcgaaccggcactagcaccagcccagaaccagaactaggttCACGTTGGTGGAAAAGAGGTGTAGGGGAATCAAGATGTtcccaaaaacaggtaaaatgaccgttagcccaggaagaagcagatcaaaagtttgtagtaaaaacaggaagatttattacgcagccggctacgggaacaactcagcaaggaagttcaaaatagtattggTGGGTGAtcagatttatacagtttacagtagactggtatttgcatattgtggaattatattgttaaaagggagcactgcctctgattggtgataaggCTGTGTTCttccgattggaccattcaaattcaaatccatccTCCTATTTAAACAGgtaccattcacattgaaattgaatacaaCAGGGGCTCACCCCTTCCCCCTggggcccagcggaaacttACTAATTACAGACAAATCTGTTTTTCACAACATTTAGGTAATATGTGAAACGGAGCATTTCATCTAATCATGGGTCAAGTCTGGAAAAGCAACTCTTTGAAGTTGATTCAACAATCAACCTCTAGAATCCCAGTATCCCTTCAAGTGAAACTTGTTTACATTACTTATCTAATCGCTTTATAAAGGCTGAGTGAAGAAATAGAAGAATATGTTCATCGCACAGCAGAACAGAACCATAGATCCACCTGTCTGTTTTCTTCCAGCTGGTATCTACAGGTAAGGGAAGAAATAGGCTTTCTGGCCTCATACgcattttcttcattattattattattattttttttgcatttcttttcttttggtaGGGAACTGGGGTTGTGATTGTAGATTCCTAGTTGGAGCATCTTTcaattgtacccttgaacaaggcaTTTAATCTGAACTGAATGCTAAAACGTAATGGAATataaacatttctgtgtgtacGTCACTACATTAAATGTGGGAGGAAACATTTAGAAACATTATATTTCTCCGCAGAGGTGAGTCATATACCTGTCCTTCTCTTGGTTTCCTGTATAGTTCTTTTGGATAAGCTGTTGTATGAACTGGAATATAGTTGTCTGTGCGTGCTATATctttgtgtctgtttctttGCACTGAACCATTCACCTTAAATTATGGGTGATATTAAGATGTTTTaatcctctgtctctcctgaaACTTGAAGATCCACCATGGTCTCCTTCCCAATGTCGAATCTCATTTTTGTGGCTGTTCTTTCTGGCCTAACTTTGGGtgagtgtttcttttttttccacctcagaTGGTGAGCTATACACAGGTTATGGTGCATTAATTGCAGGTTGTCGTTTGTGTGTCTCATTATGACAGTTGACTGTGCcaatgagagaaaaaagcatTTGGTTAAATAACGTCTGGTTAAAAGGAGGAGGGGTTGGGAATATAACTATACCTGTGTGCTTTCCAACGTATGTCTGATTTGTCACGTGCAAAGCATTTGGTATTTTGAAGGTAATTCAGAAAGCCTTCTAGACATCGCAACACTGTGAGCACACAactaaaatcatttaaatgggAACTCAGGAGCAatcagctgatttttttttttttttattttttactcaaATGCGTAACAATATTATGCCACAGTAATTAAGTTATCCCAGGGTCTGTGACAGAAGAACCAGTGGCTCCCAATCGTTCTGAACAGAGGACCAACTAAATGAGGAAATTCTTGGTGTCTGAAACACAcctactccccccaccccatttttttaaaaaaagttcaaatatAGAATTTAAatccaccacccacccccactccccccacacaAACTTAAAAAACTGCATGTACTGGACAATGCAATTTAATATTAGTGCCGTTATTTGGACCTGTGTGtacataaacagaaaacaaaacacagtttaaaattttttctattttttaaatttttatttccttcataTTTATCTTCTGACCCAGCTAAACTCTCTTTACAACCTAGCAGCTCTTGACCCACAGTTTGGAAGCACTGCGTCAGTTCACCATTTTACGCTGTGCGTTCACATCCTTCAGTGTCCGAGCAGTGTGCGGACACCTGTCCCAAAGGCTGGAAAGGTTTCAACGACTGCTGCTACAAGCATTTTGACCTTCTGAAAAACTGGCGTGAAGCTGAGGTAACACAAAACAGCTCTAATAGCAATTTAGCAATAGTGTGCTGTATAATACTAATCATTCAACCTCTATTTCAATCGATCTTTATCTATTTCTTGGAAGAAGCATGGAGGGAACGAGTGCAAAGATGCATTAAAAGAACACATTAAACATCAAAACAACAATACTCAAGTTTCAGTTTGTTGTGTAATACGTTCAGggtttgaaaagcaaaaaatttGAAAGTGCTTTTATCTAGGCCAGAGAAAATTTGAGGAACCTGAAAAATGAGATCTTGGCAGCCAGTGTGGTTAGGTACTGTATATCTTTCAAGATTAGAGGTGAAATCATGTAAAAGGTTAATTTATTAAGAAgggctttataaataaacagatgcAAATGGTGATCTCTCCTTGTCCTGGCCCTGCTGTGACAAATATCATTCTGCCCAGATTCTCGTTTCAGTTGTCCTGTGCGGCTCAAGGAAAACTGTGATAAATTTGATGctaaaaaaatgtgataaattaCAACAGACTGACGAGTGTTGTCTCCCATGTTCTATTGCAGTCCCACTGCAAGACCGAAGGTGGACATCTGGCGTCGGTGCACAGCAGTGTGGAATATCAGTTTCTGAGGGAGCTCAACAAGTACTCCGACCCACGGGAGAGTAGGTTCTGGATTGGGCTGACAGACATCCAAAAGGTATTATGGGAAAAGATGGCCAGTGTGCACACACTAGCCAGTGGTAAAAGGCTCAGGAATCAATTAGGAATTGACGGAGTCAACTCTGACAccacttaaaaatgaaaaagaaacagcttGTTAACAGTCTGATGATAGACCATTTATTTGgcaatataaattatattcttGAACAGATAATGATTCATGGaagtgcatttcattattaaaatgatttaattatggTACAATTAAGAATGTGAAAACACTTTGCGTTACGGAGAACACAATTGCCTTGATATCCCTCTTTTGAGAACAAAAATTTTGCgaacaatttaaaatttaagcATGTTATCTTGACCGCAGGCACGTGACTTTCTTCCTCCCTGTTTAGGAGGGTACATGGGTTTGGTCAGACGGCTCTGCATTGGACTTCACCAACTGGAATCCTGGGCAGCCTGACGACTGGCAGGGTAGAGAGGACTGCGTGCACGGAAACTTGCCTCGTAAGCATTGGCAAAACTATTCTTATTACCGCCGGGTGGATTCATTGATCATTACGCTTTTCCCTCTATCAGGACTTACAACTACAAGCATTACATGATAATTATAAGCTGGAATACGAAGAATGAGGTTGCACCTGctggtacaacagcagtgtcctactcaGTGACTCGCTTTCTTCGAGTCTTACCCACTGGCAACGATGACTACTGACTTCCCGGTCaaccacaaacagaaaaagcagCTTCAGCGGACGTTTCATGGCGAAGGATATGCGCTTGAAGCTTTGATTTCTCACCCTCTATTATCGCTATATCTGTTACCTCTGTCCCTCTAATAAAGTCTTCTTTTAAGCATGTTATTGGAGTCTTGATGTCATGTTTCTCTGTTCTTGTGGTGAGTACCCCTGTACTCCTGACTGTCAAACAAGGACCACATTCGCTATGCTCCATAACGTCCCCCACATGTATattatcttattattattattattattattaataataatataaaatgatatttattttatatagtgcttttcatagtctcaaagacactttacaatacatgaatacatacataaacTATAAATCatacaatgcagaaaaaaaaacaaaaaacaaaaacatacaatgcaGAAAATGCAGTGGGACCAGGGGAGCAGTGGTGGTAGGAgggggtgtgagagggggaaaacaaaaaaattcttacTAAAATTGCATGGTAGTCATCCCAAACAATAACATTCTGTCTCCAGGAGCGTCAGGGCTTGCTGTGTACATGTTGGCTACGTGTGTTACATGGGTTCGACACGAACATTTCAACAGAATGTCACTgaacatatatactgtacatcacaAGGTATTGATATCACCAAGGCGAATAGGACATGACATTTatgataagaaaaaaagttatgACAGATCAGCTAATTCAAAgatgtggttaaaaaaaaaatacataagtgagcaaacataacaaaataaaaaagcagtgcTCATATTTGTTACCCTGTTGTCGATGGCCCTAAAGTAAATATACGGTATGTAAAGGAAAGAAAGCaagcaaactttttttattcagtcaagTCAAAGTCAGGCATTGATAGGGACAATTCTGTGGAACAAAATGGGGGTTGGATGAGGGGTTATAAAATAACCTGTGTAATCTGTAGAAAACTAGTGAAGGATTGTGAACATCACCTTAGGTCTCTAAGGGTTAACTTAAACTACCCATCTCTCCATTTGTCAGGAGAAGAtgtataatgataataataattaaaaaattaatactaataataataatttgtgataGATTGGATGCTTGTCCAGGGTGTAcccctgcctctcgcccaatgcccggtgggataggctccagcaccacccgcgaccctgctcaggataagtgggtatagataatggatggatggatggatggatggatggataataataataataataatcataataataataatagtataactGGAAGCTGCAATTGCAGGGTCCAAGCA
This region of Anguilla rostrata isolate EN2019 chromosome 8, ASM1855537v3, whole genome shotgun sequence genomic DNA includes:
- the zgc:66427 gene encoding E3 ubiquitin-protein ligase ZNRF1; its protein translation is MGTRSSRFQEETVATAFAKDGIKRDSCRRLRNKRPTSLVVDFSGSFDQDSEVSRSRSEEGSDSDQGRPTGADGSHGDINSPSNPDQTTPDETGDAGGPADGANSGSTGDVNNDGLSVEETGRIPHRTFSERLPSSRHTSGRSGSSRTAARARGSNPRPVSEAWIGVYRVNSRHSTVRCPFCSKPFPGGRIEEHLLSCLTSPPLPYNMDTLSKDSGECSICLEDLLQGETIARLACLCVYHKSCIDSWCKVKACCPEHPFD
- the LOC135260296 gene encoding lactose-binding lectin l-2-like, with the protein product MVSFCDEANLGISSAMGSPGIGISASVENKVANVANSSLFSAMGEELNSLGPRLRVPSIKRSTCSDVTYRSTMVSFPMSNLIFVAVLSGLTLVSEQCADTCPKGWKGFNDCCYKHFDLLKNWREAESHCKTEGGHLASVHSSVEYQFLRELNKYSDPRESRFWIGLTDIQKEGTWVWSDGSALDFTNWNPGQPDDWQGREDCVHGNLPRKHWQNYSYYRRVDSLIITLFPLSGLTTTSIT